A region from the Xanthocytophaga agilis genome encodes:
- a CDS encoding M23 family metallopeptidase, translated as MTNYLHRRKNHYFTFSLCTAFLLFLTSCGKTTPFREVFKKATPYEQYQKALEDTKLDQTAIGRDWLLAGQRALHDSLLISIPFQETGYFGAEKPTAYSFRFNARRGERITIQVGVQSLQKVKVFVDVFEWEGAPKSLISADTNVTSVTFEAERDQMHLVRIQPELLRSGRYTLSITNSPSLGFPVQGKTDKHIGSFWGADRDGGARRHEGVDIFAARGTPAIASTKGVIRGVNTNNLGGKVVWLWDQERNQTLYYAHLDSQLVQTGQLVNPGDTLGLVGTTGNARFTAPHLHFGIYRWPSGAIDPYPFIKASSGMPADIKVPLDNLGMWYRVSAKKASVYHTPDKKSLLLQSIERHTPFIVVGGSALWYHIILPSGVNGYIAAKDIEKVRIPVDQLKVQQNTSITDQPDSRAAVMQTIAKGESVFALAKFGSYWLVETTRHGLGWVQTAL; from the coding sequence ATGACAAATTATCTGCATCGTAGAAAAAATCATTATTTCACATTCTCACTTTGTACAGCTTTCCTGCTCTTCCTGACTAGTTGTGGAAAGACAACGCCCTTTCGGGAAGTTTTCAAAAAGGCAACACCCTATGAGCAATACCAAAAAGCACTGGAAGACACTAAACTTGACCAAACTGCTATTGGAAGGGATTGGTTATTAGCAGGGCAGCGTGCATTGCATGATTCGCTATTGATTTCTATTCCTTTTCAGGAAACGGGGTATTTTGGTGCAGAAAAGCCTACAGCTTATAGTTTTCGGTTTAATGCACGTAGGGGAGAACGTATTACTATCCAAGTCGGAGTACAATCTCTTCAGAAAGTAAAAGTATTTGTAGATGTATTTGAATGGGAAGGAGCTCCAAAATCACTTATTTCTGCTGATACCAATGTAACTTCAGTAACCTTTGAAGCAGAACGTGATCAGATGCATCTGGTACGGATACAGCCTGAATTGTTACGGAGTGGACGCTATACGTTATCTATTACCAATAGCCCCAGCTTAGGATTTCCTGTACAGGGAAAAACCGATAAACATATTGGGAGCTTCTGGGGGGCAGACCGTGATGGGGGTGCACGAAGACACGAAGGTGTAGATATTTTTGCAGCGAGAGGTACACCCGCTATTGCTTCTACGAAAGGTGTAATAAGAGGCGTAAATACCAATAACCTGGGTGGAAAGGTCGTGTGGCTATGGGATCAGGAACGAAATCAGACATTGTATTATGCCCATTTGGATAGTCAGTTGGTACAAACCGGACAACTGGTAAACCCTGGAGATACGCTGGGGCTTGTGGGTACTACTGGTAATGCTCGATTTACGGCTCCGCATTTGCACTTTGGTATTTATCGTTGGCCTTCTGGAGCTATAGATCCTTATCCGTTTATAAAAGCTTCTTCCGGTATGCCTGCTGATATAAAAGTACCACTGGATAATTTGGGTATGTGGTATCGGGTGTCAGCAAAGAAAGCATCTGTCTATCATACACCAGATAAGAAATCGCTTCTTCTGCAATCCATAGAGCGCCATACACCTTTTATTGTGGTTGGAGGATCTGCTCTTTGGTATCATATAATCTTACCTTCAGGTGTAAATGGATACATTGCTGCGAAAGATATAGAAAAGGTAAGGATTCCTGTTGACCAGCTTAAAGTACAACAGAATACTTCTATTACAGATCAACCTGATTCTAGGGCAGCCGTGATGCAGACCATAGCAAAAGGAGAGTCGGTATTCGCGCTTGCTAAATTTGGATCGTATTGGTTAGTAGAAACAACCCGCCATGGGCTTGGATGGGTACAAACAGCTTTATAA
- a CDS encoding PspC domain-containing protein — translation MQKIKSLFENQAFGVCTRLGEKMGVSISSIRLFFIYTSFLALGSPVIIYLVLAFVLNMRKHLRRYNHPTIWDI, via the coding sequence ATGCAAAAGATTAAATCCTTATTTGAAAATCAAGCATTTGGTGTTTGTACACGTCTGGGAGAAAAGATGGGTGTTTCGATCAGTAGTATTCGCTTATTCTTTATTTACACCTCATTTCTCGCACTTGGATCTCCGGTAATTATCTATCTTGTATTAGCTTTTGTACTTAATATGCGTAAACATCTTCGCCGATATAATCATCCTACTATCTGGGATATTTAA
- a CDS encoding leucyl aminopeptidase, giving the protein MNIQLYSQIQPQIHALIIPVWQDTNLQASLTQIAEKFQLSDDDLQNDFKADFKEVLFFYVSTSSEKLKKVYLLGLGKPAGSIEVLKAFRYLFFSYKAKLPAALGIDLTLQASANGINYLENIINGALLGGYDLNLYKTNKSDSYNFFQANPSLDLYVHQDSMTNAEKAVSKGTAIAETQIKIMNLGNAPGNYKTPQTLATWALESGREWGYAVTILDKSQLIDIGAEALLAVNKGSANPPVMIVLEYKPDTITASQKIGLVGKGVTFDTGGISIKDSANMHLMKSDMGGAAAVLGTIELAARLQLPVHLIGVIPSTENSVDGESTKPGDVIGSYAGKTIEVIDTDAEGRLILADALAYIVKNYQPDVLIDLATLTGSVIGTLGYVAAGLFTTNDTLSSELIKVSEQTGEKLWRLPMWDDYKDDLKSDVADVKNYHGKPFAGAIMGAKFLEVFTNNHSTWAHLDIAGTAFTDSEYGTQKNATAYGIRLLTAYIEQKI; this is encoded by the coding sequence ATGAATATACAACTCTATTCACAGATTCAACCTCAGATTCATGCTTTGATTATTCCTGTATGGCAGGATACTAACTTGCAGGCTTCTTTAACACAGATTGCTGAGAAATTTCAACTTTCTGACGATGACTTACAAAACGACTTTAAAGCAGATTTTAAAGAAGTATTATTTTTTTATGTTTCTACATCCTCTGAAAAGCTGAAGAAAGTTTATTTGCTAGGGTTAGGGAAACCTGCTGGCAGTATAGAAGTGCTAAAAGCATTCCGTTATTTGTTTTTTAGCTATAAGGCCAAATTGCCTGCTGCTCTTGGGATAGACCTTACTTTACAAGCTTCTGCTAATGGTATCAACTATCTGGAAAATATTATAAATGGAGCATTACTTGGAGGATATGATCTGAATTTATATAAGACAAATAAATCAGACTCTTATAACTTTTTTCAGGCAAATCCCTCACTAGACCTGTATGTACACCAAGATAGTATGACTAATGCCGAAAAAGCGGTTTCCAAAGGCACAGCTATAGCTGAGACTCAGATTAAAATAATGAATCTAGGTAATGCTCCTGGTAATTACAAAACACCACAAACATTAGCAACCTGGGCTCTGGAGTCTGGAAGAGAATGGGGATATGCTGTCACTATTCTTGATAAGAGTCAGCTTATCGATATAGGAGCAGAGGCCCTGTTGGCTGTAAATAAAGGAAGTGCCAATCCACCGGTGATGATTGTACTAGAATATAAACCAGATACTATTACTGCGTCCCAGAAAATAGGATTAGTAGGTAAGGGGGTCACATTTGATACTGGTGGAATCTCTATTAAGGATTCAGCCAATATGCATTTGATGAAAAGTGATATGGGAGGAGCTGCTGCTGTACTTGGCACTATTGAACTAGCTGCCAGGTTACAATTACCAGTACACCTGATTGGTGTGATACCATCTACTGAAAATAGTGTAGATGGAGAGTCTACCAAGCCCGGAGATGTAATTGGTTCTTATGCAGGAAAAACAATTGAGGTGATTGATACAGACGCAGAAGGAAGATTGATTCTGGCAGATGCACTAGCCTATATTGTTAAGAACTATCAACCAGATGTGCTGATAGATCTGGCAACACTTACAGGTAGCGTAATAGGAACCCTGGGATATGTAGCTGCAGGATTGTTTACTACAAATGACACACTGTCATCTGAATTAATAAAGGTAAGTGAACAAACCGGAGAAAAGTTATGGCGATTGCCTATGTGGGATGATTACAAAGATGATTTGAAATCAGATGTAGCTGATGTGAAAAACTATCATGGGAAACCGTTTGCAGGAGCCATTATGGGTGCTAAGTTTCTGGAAGTTTTTACCAATAACCATTCTACCTGGGCGCACCTTGACATTGCTGGAACTGCATTTACAGATAGTGAATATGGTACTCAGAAGAATGCAACGGCTTATGGAATCCGGTTATTAACAGCCTACATTGAGCAAAAGATATAA
- a CDS encoding glycosyltransferase family 2 protein — MKTAVVILNYNGKHFLEQFLPSVVQYTTEAQIIVADNLSTDGSVEMLQQKFPQVQIIENTHNEGYAGGYNSSLKQVQAEYYVLLNSDVEVTPQWLSPLIQLMDSNPTIAACQPKLKQFHQKTHFEYAGAAGGFIDILGYPFCRGRIFQEMEADTDQYNDTRPVFWASGACMVVRSSIFWELNGLDAAFFAHMEEIDFCWRAHNSGYQIYYCAESTVYHVGAGTLSNSNPQKTFLNFRNSLATLYKNLHTFRLIYTIFIRLVLDGVAGAIFLLQKKPTHCWAIVRAHFDFYKKIPFWMKQRQNVIRKKDGFDLLVYQSSIVWMHFVRKKKKFSELQF; from the coding sequence GTGAAAACCGCAGTTGTTATTCTTAATTATAACGGAAAACATTTTTTAGAGCAATTTTTACCTTCAGTTGTACAATATACTACTGAAGCACAGATTATCGTAGCAGACAATCTGTCTACAGATGGATCGGTAGAAATGCTTCAACAAAAATTTCCACAGGTACAGATCATTGAAAATACGCATAATGAAGGATATGCCGGCGGATACAACTCTTCACTTAAACAGGTCCAGGCCGAGTACTATGTACTTCTTAACTCAGATGTAGAAGTTACACCCCAATGGCTTTCTCCACTTATTCAGTTAATGGATAGCAATCCTACTATTGCAGCTTGCCAGCCTAAACTAAAGCAATTTCATCAAAAGACTCACTTTGAATATGCTGGTGCAGCAGGTGGATTTATAGATATTCTGGGCTATCCATTTTGTAGAGGGCGAATTTTTCAGGAAATGGAAGCTGACACAGATCAATATAATGATACACGTCCTGTTTTTTGGGCATCTGGAGCTTGCATGGTAGTTAGATCATCCATCTTTTGGGAACTAAATGGCCTTGACGCCGCATTCTTCGCCCACATGGAAGAAATTGATTTTTGCTGGCGTGCACACAATAGTGGCTATCAGATTTATTACTGTGCAGAAAGTACAGTTTATCATGTAGGAGCCGGCACTTTAAGTAATTCAAATCCTCAGAAAACGTTTCTGAATTTCCGCAACAGTTTAGCGACACTGTACAAAAATTTACACACGTTTAGGCTTATTTATACGATTTTTATTCGTTTGGTATTGGATGGAGTTGCCGGAGCAATATTTTTATTACAAAAAAAGCCGACACACTGCTGGGCTATCGTTCGAGCCCATTTTGACTTCTATAAAAAAATTCCATTTTGGATGAAACAAAGGCAGAACGTGATACGTAAGAAGGATGGTTTTGACTTATTAGTTTATCAAAGTAGTATTGTTTGGATGCATTTTGTTCGCAAAAAAAAGAAATTCAGTGAATTGCAATTTTAA
- a CDS encoding YbaB/EbfC family nucleoid-associated protein, translated as MFDMMNMLGKVKEMQAKLKEAQDNLVKVQATGESGGGMVKVIVNGKKQVIKLDIDNDLLKPSDKEMLQDLIIAAMNKALEEVEEKAREELKKATQGTLPNIPGLDLGSMFS; from the coding sequence ATGTTCGACATGATGAATATGCTTGGTAAGGTAAAAGAAATGCAAGCCAAGTTGAAAGAAGCCCAGGATAATTTAGTAAAAGTACAGGCAACAGGGGAATCTGGTGGTGGTATGGTAAAAGTTATTGTAAATGGAAAAAAGCAAGTAATTAAACTTGATATTGACAATGACTTATTAAAGCCTTCCGATAAAGAAATGTTACAGGATCTTATTATTGCTGCAATGAATAAAGCACTGGAGGAAGTGGAAGAAAAAGCACGGGAGGAACTAAAAAAAGCCACCCAGGGTACATTGCCAAACATTCCGGGTCTTGATTTAGGGAGTATGTTTTCGTAA
- a CDS encoding DNA polymerase beta superfamily protein → MNIHFKEASLFSKLIKATIVQLEVGSPLYGLQDEYSDKDILCIYYPFHNQLYSFAQTHHQLQYKAQKTDYLFVDVFTFIRNALSGDSTLNFEAIHIEDLPNTALGFLYTHRTYFYNYQIIKAYLGFANRDLKQYWQQPSDREAVKKYIHAERGLLFAKSIFQKNFTLKDAILLEKRQKFVSFSLSTRKEALKELQNAIDYFRKDVLTKAIETEKLTRYMLPSHQKEIDTYLQQLKSLPQYHYTQTEYFNLDLFYTVNENGLSYE, encoded by the coding sequence ATGAATATTCATTTCAAAGAAGCATCCTTATTTTCTAAGCTCATCAAGGCAACTATTGTACAGCTGGAAGTGGGTTCTCCTTTATATGGCTTGCAGGATGAATACAGTGATAAAGATATTCTCTGTATTTATTACCCTTTTCATAATCAACTATACAGTTTTGCACAAACACACCACCAACTACAATACAAAGCACAAAAAACAGATTATCTGTTTGTAGATGTATTTACATTTATACGTAATGCTTTATCAGGTGATTCTACGCTTAACTTTGAGGCTATTCATATAGAAGATCTGCCAAACACTGCATTAGGCTTTTTGTATACACATCGTACCTACTTTTATAATTATCAGATTATTAAAGCTTATCTTGGATTTGCAAACAGAGATCTCAAACAATACTGGCAGCAACCTTCTGATAGGGAGGCTGTCAAAAAATACATACACGCAGAACGCGGATTGTTATTTGCTAAAAGCATCTTTCAGAAAAACTTTACCCTGAAAGATGCTATTCTTCTGGAAAAGCGACAGAAATTTGTATCTTTTTCTCTTTCTACCCGAAAAGAGGCACTGAAAGAATTACAAAATGCAATAGACTACTTTCGCAAGGATGTGCTTACTAAGGCTATAGAAACGGAGAAGTTAACACGTTACATGCTTCCATCACATCAAAAGGAGATAGATACTTATTTACAACAGTTAAAAAGTTTGCCTCAATATCATTATACGCAGACAGAATACTTTAACTTAGATCTTTTCTATACTGTCAATGAAAACGGTTTATCTTATGAATAA
- the murG gene encoding undecaprenyldiphospho-muramoylpentapeptide beta-N-acetylglucosaminyltransferase encodes MTQPVRIIISGGGTGGHIYPAIAIANTLKNINPDTEVLFVGAEGKMEMQKVPQAGYKIVGLPIRGLQRGFDLSNFLLPWRFLNSLLKARKVIKEFRPQVAVGVGGYASGPLLYIAGLMKIPTLIQEQNSYAGITNKWLAKRASKICVAYEGMNAFFPAEKIVLTGNPVRKDILSADQKKSAAISHFQLWDNVPTLLIIGGSLGAGTINKSIQGAIETLKQTSVQVIWQTGKYYYEACQKAVAASGATNIRVFDFIGQMDLAYAAADVVISRAGALSISELCLAAKPSILVPSPNVAEDHQTKNAMALVKADAALLVKDTDAQQNLVTTALELLNNPERKEVLSQNIVKLGYPNAAEQIAKEILNLVH; translated from the coding sequence TTGACTCAACCTGTTCGTATTATTATCAGTGGTGGTGGCACAGGAGGCCATATTTATCCGGCTATTGCGATTGCTAACACCTTAAAGAATATCAATCCTGATACAGAAGTTTTGTTTGTTGGGGCAGAAGGTAAAATGGAAATGCAGAAGGTACCACAAGCAGGATATAAGATTGTAGGCTTACCTATAAGAGGTCTTCAGAGAGGCTTTGATCTGAGCAATTTTTTACTTCCCTGGCGATTTCTAAATAGTTTGTTAAAAGCACGCAAGGTAATTAAGGAGTTTCGCCCTCAGGTTGCTGTAGGTGTAGGAGGGTATGCCAGTGGGCCATTGCTGTATATTGCAGGATTGATGAAAATTCCAACTCTCATTCAGGAACAAAACTCTTATGCAGGAATAACAAATAAATGGTTAGCGAAACGTGCCAGCAAAATCTGTGTTGCCTATGAAGGAATGAATGCGTTTTTTCCTGCAGAAAAGATTGTGTTAACAGGTAATCCTGTTCGAAAAGATATTTTATCAGCAGATCAGAAGAAATCCGCAGCTATTTCACATTTTCAGCTGTGGGATAATGTGCCTACGTTGCTTATAATAGGCGGCAGCCTGGGAGCAGGTACAATCAATAAAAGTATTCAGGGAGCTATTGAAACACTGAAACAAACATCTGTACAGGTAATCTGGCAAACTGGTAAGTACTATTATGAAGCCTGTCAGAAGGCTGTTGCTGCTTCTGGAGCTACAAATATTCGGGTATTTGATTTTATTGGACAGATGGACCTAGCCTATGCTGCTGCTGATGTAGTTATTTCGCGGGCTGGCGCTTTATCTATCTCAGAACTTTGCCTTGCTGCCAAACCGTCTATTCTGGTTCCCTCTCCTAATGTGGCAGAAGATCATCAGACTAAAAATGCAATGGCCCTGGTTAAGGCGGACGCTGCACTGCTAGTAAAGGATACAGATGCCCAGCAAAACCTGGTAACTACAGCATTGGAATTATTGAATAATCCAGAAAGGAAGGAGGTACTATCTCAGAACATAGTAAAGCTTGGCTATCCAAATGCTGCCGAACAAATTGCCAAGGAGATTCTAAATCTGGTACATTAA
- a CDS encoding ATPase: MPFTSLTFLCVSSYFKGAKFLSACKEAGCTIYLLTSKAMADKPWPHDAIDEVFYMEETEWDMSSIVSNVAHLMRQQRIDRIVAMDDIDLEKAAILRENFRIPGIGQTTARYFRDRLAMRMKAAEAGINVPSFCALFTDKVVHHYTQTVSPPWILKPRTESSAGTKKIHSIDELWNILNGLEDMRHNYILEQFKPGDTYYVDTLVMGGKIVFDWYNRNLSNPVEDAYKGTLFRSVTVPFQSKAEKSLKRLNNQIIKAFGIRNSAIHSEIVQAKEDEQFYFVETSARVGGAYIAEMIEAASGINLWQEWANIEIASARSFDYKLPEVKNMYSGLLLSLSHNEHLDTTSFADSEIIWKINDPHHIGFVLQSPVRDRILELLESYTDRIFRDYHHTAPV; encoded by the coding sequence ATGCCATTTACTAGCCTTACCTTCCTCTGTGTTTCAAGCTATTTCAAAGGTGCGAAATTTCTAAGTGCTTGCAAAGAAGCAGGTTGTACCATTTATCTGCTGACATCTAAAGCAATGGCAGATAAACCCTGGCCACATGACGCTATTGATGAGGTCTTTTATATGGAGGAGACAGAATGGGATATGAGTTCAATTGTATCAAATGTTGCTCATCTTATGCGTCAACAACGTATAGATCGTATTGTAGCTATGGATGACATAGATCTTGAAAAAGCTGCTATTCTCAGGGAAAATTTTCGTATTCCGGGTATTGGACAGACCACAGCACGTTATTTTCGGGATCGGCTGGCAATGCGTATGAAAGCAGCAGAAGCTGGGATAAATGTACCTTCATTTTGCGCTCTTTTTACAGATAAAGTAGTACACCATTATACACAGACTGTGAGTCCTCCCTGGATACTTAAACCTCGCACAGAATCCTCAGCAGGCACAAAAAAGATTCATAGTATTGATGAATTATGGAATATACTTAATGGCCTAGAAGATATGCGCCATAATTATATTTTGGAGCAATTTAAACCAGGAGATACCTACTATGTAGATACATTGGTTATGGGCGGAAAAATTGTTTTTGATTGGTATAATCGTAATCTGAGTAATCCTGTAGAAGATGCTTATAAAGGGACCCTATTTCGTTCTGTAACAGTTCCATTCCAATCAAAAGCTGAAAAAAGCCTAAAGCGATTAAATAATCAGATTATAAAGGCATTTGGAATACGCAATAGTGCTATACATAGTGAGATTGTGCAAGCAAAAGAAGATGAACAATTTTATTTTGTGGAGACATCTGCACGGGTAGGCGGCGCATATATTGCCGAAATGATAGAAGCTGCCTCAGGAATTAACCTATGGCAGGAGTGGGCAAATATTGAAATAGCATCCGCAAGAAGTTTTGACTATAAACTACCAGAAGTAAAAAACATGTATTCAGGTCTTCTGTTATCCTTAAGTCATAACGAACATTTGGATACTACTTCTTTTGCTGACTCAGAAATTATCTGGAAGATAAATGATCCACATCACATAGGCTTTGTTCTGCAGTCTCCGGTACGAGATAGAATTCTGGAGTTACTGGAATCATATACTGACCGTATTTTCAGAGATTATCATCATACTGCTCCTGTTTAG
- a CDS encoding FtsW/RodA/SpoVE family cell cycle protein produces the protein MREWIEKNFKGDLYIWFIVLAFSIMSVLVVYSATGTLAYQQQGGNTEYYLFKHSLLMGISVFVMWMAHRVDYRYYAKLSQLGLWLSVPLLILVFFVGSRVNSATRVIFVFGQSFQPSDLAKLALIASIAAILAKRQQKIEDVKGTLIPVLIWCGLICGLIALANFSTAALLFVTCMLLMFIGRVPVKYLFRLVLVGILAGTIAMAVGQRGGTVISRVNRFLDSKDIPYQAEQSFIAVSTGGLVGKGIGHSEQRNMLPNAYNDFIYAIIVEEYGMLGGIVVILLYLLLLYRSMLIVSNSDRPFGGLLAAGLSFSLVLQAFAHMAVSVGLAPVTGQPLPLLSMGGTSLLFTGMAIGIIISVSRTDLKGRSL, from the coding sequence ATGCGTGAATGGATCGAAAAAAATTTTAAAGGAGATCTTTATATCTGGTTCATTGTTCTGGCTTTTTCCATTATGAGTGTACTGGTTGTATATAGTGCAACAGGTACTTTGGCTTACCAACAGCAAGGTGGAAATACGGAATATTATCTTTTTAAGCATTCTTTACTTATGGGGATAAGTGTATTTGTGATGTGGATGGCTCATCGGGTAGATTATCGATATTATGCTAAATTGTCCCAATTAGGACTCTGGCTATCTGTACCTCTACTTATCCTGGTATTTTTTGTTGGAAGTCGTGTTAATAGTGCGACACGGGTTATTTTTGTTTTTGGACAATCATTCCAACCGTCAGACTTAGCCAAACTGGCTTTGATTGCAAGTATTGCAGCGATTCTGGCAAAGAGACAACAAAAGATTGAAGATGTAAAAGGAACGTTGATTCCTGTACTTATCTGGTGTGGACTTATCTGCGGTCTAATTGCTTTGGCTAACTTTTCAACAGCTGCGCTATTGTTTGTAACCTGTATGCTGCTAATGTTCATTGGAAGGGTGCCTGTTAAGTATTTGTTTCGGCTAGTTTTGGTAGGAATATTAGCAGGAACCATTGCAATGGCTGTAGGTCAGCGTGGGGGAACAGTTATTAGCCGGGTTAATAGATTTTTGGATAGTAAAGATATTCCTTATCAGGCTGAACAATCGTTTATTGCTGTATCTACGGGTGGTTTGGTAGGTAAAGGGATTGGACACAGTGAACAACGTAATATGTTGCCTAATGCCTACAATGACTTTATTTATGCCATAATTGTGGAAGAATATGGTATGTTGGGAGGTATTGTCGTGATTCTGCTGTATTTGCTCTTGTTGTATCGAAGTATGTTAATTGTCTCAAATAGTGATCGACCGTTTGGAGGGTTGCTAGCTGCAGGGCTTAGTTTTAGCCTTGTCTTACAAGCATTTGCGCATATGGCAGTTTCTGTAGGCCTGGCTCCTGTAACAGGACAGCCTCTGCCTTTATTGAGTATGGGAGGAACTTCCTTGCTGTTTACAGGAATGGCAATAGGTATTATCATCAGTGTAAGCCGTACAGACCTGAAAGGGCGTAGTTTGTAG